Proteins from a single region of Bombus vancouverensis nearcticus chromosome 5, iyBomVanc1_principal, whole genome shotgun sequence:
- the Hsl gene encoding hormone-sensitive lipase, translating to MTKQGTAQMSLDDDFDRPFEDVEPLQWGALRELCHANSEYFVSHQDENSIRIRAALMAILDHLVQLQPLYKEISRIAPMFDLDAETPGNGYRSFLVLIDKCIIHSRSVCHQIYCQKDSLFFRKSYYMREIEACSQLLASLCTCLEHLQTLYSWSEHLSDGKPSLFIGDSHNPHEILSKVDSINQYCFYGRCLGFQFYDNLKPILKTIMVCMATFSEAFYSNGTLLARCANSVKYMLDPEIRARRIVDVSQRADISFCQAFWFLNEADLTRRLPAITAPSLAINQIISIPPEELTLPTLSGSTVSIPIPNSHIGKKPIHVRLFSSKRRLGMVGSGGVGGELHGLSNELIIHCHGGGFVAQTSLSHETYLRSWAINLGIPILSIDYSLAPEAPFPRALEEVLYAYAWALNHASTLLGSTAQKILFAGDSAGANLNLGVTLKCLQLNIRKPDGIFMAYTPVLVDFVLSPSRLLCLTDPLLPMGFLLRCLKAYAADCFKSESESFAEVSESDLIALALSPNGDETNDAHKLASLPSDSTLNSVTLTEVDGTEHLQEEARSQEYVNKFFGLYRNCGTNASTHIGNGTISTENNISKNDKSWSFFGWSLSGRHKESKELDIENAKSSMEEFIFTVPRDPYLSPYLAADHLLAQLPPVKMLTLELDPCLDDSVMFARKLRSLGVLITLDILPGLPHGFLNLTPVSKEASEGSDLCVKRLQELLTL from the exons atGACTAAGCAGGGAACAGCTCAGATGTCACTCGATGATGACTTTGACAGACCATTTGAAGATGTTGAGCCTTTACAATGGGGAGCATTACGGGAACTATGTCATGCTAATTCGGAGTACTTTGTGTCGCATCAAGATGAGAACAGTATTAGAATTAGAGCTGCGCTTATGGCTATATTAGATCATTTGGTACAGTTACAACCATTATACAAAGAAATTAGTAGAATTGCACCAATGTTTGATCTTGATGCGGAAACACCTGGTAATGGATATAGAAGTTTTCTAGTGTTAATagacaaatgtattattcactCTCGTTCTGTCTGTCATCAAATATATTGCCAGAAGGACTCTTTATTTTTTCGTAAAAGTTACTATATGAG AGAAATTGAGGCTTGCTCACAGCTGTTGGCATCTTTGTGCACTTGCTTAGAACATTTACAAACTCTTTATTCTTGGAGTGAACATTTAAGTGATGGAAAACCATCTCTCTTTATAGGAGATAGTCATAATCCACATGAAATTTTAAGTAAAGTAGATAGTATTAATCAGTATTGTTTTTATGGCAGGTGCTTGGGATTCCAG TTTTATGACAACTTAAAGCCCATATTAAAAACTATAATGGTTTGTATGGCAACGTTCAGCGAAGCTTTTTATTCTAATGGTACATTATTAGCAAGATGTGCTAATTCTGTCAAGTACATGTTAGATCCTGAAATAAGGGCACGTCGTATTGTTGATGTGTCTCAACGTGCTGATATCTCATTTTGTCAAGCATTTTGGTTTCTCAATGAGGCTG ATCTTACACGTAGGTTGCCTGCTATAACAGCTCCTTCTCTGGcaataaatcaaataatttcTATACCACCCGAAGAATTGACACTTCCTACATTAAGTGGATCAACTGTCTCAATTCCAATACCAAACAGTCATATTGGAAAAAAGCCAATACATGTTAGGCTGTTTAGTTCTAAACGTCGTTTAGGAATG GTTGGTTCAGGTGGAGTAGGGGGAGAACTGCATGGACTGTCCAACGAATTAATAATTCATTGTCATGGTGGAGGTTTTGTAGCACAGACTTCGCTATCTCATGAAACATACTTACGTAGTTGGGCAATAAATCTCGGTATACCTATTTTAAGTATAGATTACAGTTTAGCACCTGAAGCTCCGTTCCCTCGTGCACTCGAGGAAGTGCTATATGCATATGCATGGGCATTAAATCATGCAAGTACATTGCTTGGGAGTACAGCTCAAAAAATACTTTTCGCTG gtGATTCTGCTGGGGCCAATTTAAATTTGGGAGTTACCTTAAAATGTTTACAGTTAAATATCAGAAAACCTGATGGAATATTTATGGCATACACACCAGTACTTGTTGACTTTGTGCTATCACCTTCACGATTACTTTGCCTTACAGACCCATTATTACCTATGGGATTTCTTCTACGTTGCTTAAAAGCATATGCAGCTGACTGTTTTAAGTCAGAATCAGAATCTTTTGCTGAAGTGAGTGAAAGCGATCTAATAGCGTTAGCTCTCAGTCCCAATGGAGATGAAACAAATGATGCACATAAGTTAGCATCCTTACCATCTGATTCTACTTTGAATTCTGTTACTTTAACAGAAGTTGACG GAACAGAACATCTACAGGAAGAAGCAAGATCTCAAGAATATGTCAATAAATTTTTTGGACTGTATCGAAATTGTGGTACAAATGCTTCAACACATATTGGAAATGGCACTATTAGCACAGAAAACAATATTTCAAAGAATGATAAATCATGGTCTTTTTTTGGATGGTCTCTTAGTGGAAGACATAAAGAATCCAAAGAACTGGATATAGAAAATGCGAAAAGTAGTATGGaggaatttatatttacagtacCCAGAGATCCATATTTAAGTCCTTATCTTGCAGCAGATCATCTTTTAGCACAATTACCACCCGTTAAAATGCTG